The Lepus europaeus isolate LE1 chromosome 5, mLepTim1.pri, whole genome shotgun sequence genome includes the window gcaggagctgcaggcccTGGAGGAAGTGCTGGGCGACCCCGAGCTGACCGGAGAGAAGTTCCGCCGGTGGaaggagcagaaccaggagctgTACtcggagggcctgggggcctggggagtgACTCCGGCCTCTGTCCCCCTGCCCTCTGACCCTCAGGAGCACTCTCATCTCTGCCCCTTGACCCCAGACGGCACCCTCTGACCTCCCGACTTCTGACGGGGGCCACTGTCTTAGCTCCTGCCCCTGATGAACACCTCAACCCCATCCTTGACCATCTGGGACAGCACATCCCTGGGTTCCACTCGAGGCCGGGGCGGTGCCGTCCAcggccccccgccccaggtggaGTTCCCGCCTTCTGCCTGTTGCTCCTGGAGTGGGGTACAGTGGAGTGAGCCTCGTGCCGCCCTATCCTCCCCGCCAAAGAGGGGACTcccaccctgcccagggctgctctcCCTTCCCCAAGCCGGGCCTGTTCAGGTGACTTTGATTTCACAGGAGACACATTTCAGCCAAATAAAGCCAATTCCTCCAAGGTGAACGCACGTGGGCCTTCGTTTCCGTTTTAGCACTGGGACTCTGGGCCGCAGAGGGGGCAGCAGTGGAAGCTCTCAGGTGGGGACTCTGGGCCGCAGGGCCGGTGACAGCCCCTTCACGGCCCTGGCGCTGCACCTGAAGCCCCAAGCCTgccgggggtggggagtggattCTGACACACAGCTCAGCTGGGCCCCTCATGACCTTCCCTCTCCGGACCTTCCAGGGCCAAGGTGCTGCCCACACATGGAAACTTAGAAGTTTCCACCTTGTAGATGAAGAAGCCAACCCTGCATggaaggcagggtgggagggagggctgcTCGGGATTGAGCTCAGCCCTGGAGAAGGCCATCGGGCAAAACCCATGGCCACGGTGCAGCCTCACCTCCGGCTCCAGTGCAGGACACGTCCCTGTCCTCCATCCCTGCGCCGTGGGCCTGTGACCTCTGATCCCAGCCCAGTAGCCCAAGGCAGCCTGAGCTGCCTCTGCAGGGTAGGTGGGGCAGCTCTGGAATTCCTTGGTAGAATGCGGTAGGCTGGAGGTCACAGAGGCTGCTGTGACGTCACCACGCGGGGGCGCGAGATTCCTGGGAGTGAGGCTTCCCTGAAGAGGAAAGGATGGCGGATAACCAGAAGGCGCTGcggctgcaatggacagacacCGCCAACGTCAAGTATCTGAACATCCTGGTAGGGCCCCTCGCCTGGCTCACCCGTCCAAGCTGGTGTTCTGGGGCGGGCGGGGCACAGGAGGACGGGCTGGGCCCAGCAGGGCACTGGCTGCACTGAGGCCGCTCCTGTCTCCTGCAGAGGCCCACGCACGATCCCTACATCCGGCCCGAGGAGCAGGTGCTCATCAACCGCTGGGACATCATGAACAAAAACGTAGGCACCAGGCCTCGGCGGCAGGGGCCTCCTCCAGCTGTACGCGGGGACAGCAGCCCCCCATGCCCGCTGAACGCCCCCCAGGGCACTCTGCAATGACTCCGCCATGATGCGTTAGCACCCCCTGGGCAGTGCACCCCACAGGAGCCCCCATGTCAGAGTCACCCACAGAGACCCTTGCAGTGACCCACGTGGGTGCCTAGGTAGTGACCTCTCCCCTGAAGCCCCCATTCCATGAACCCCTCAGGCAGCTTCCCCTCTAGGGTGGACCTCCAAGGACGCCCACTCACTCAGAGCAGACGTCCAGGCAGAGGCCTCCTGTGTGACGCCTGCCTGAAGGGAGGTCCCCGCCCTCCCCCAGGACGCCTGGGACATGCAGGAGTTCATCACGCGCATGTACATCAAGCAGCTGCTGCGACACCCGGCCttccagctggggctggccctgctgctggTGGTCAACGGCATCACCATTGCTCTGCGCACCAACTCCACCCTTGACCAGGTGGGACGCCAGCCTGACCTCTGCCCCCGATGATGCTcacaggcgggggtggggcgcTCTTGTCTTGGGACCACGGACTCCCTGTCTGTCCGTCACGGCTGGTCGGATGCTCTTCAAGGGTCTGCCTGCTCTGACCTTCTAGGGATCTGGAGATCAAGGAAGACTTCACGGTGGAGGGGGCTCTGGAGCCTGGCTCTGAGGGGTGCCTTGGATTTTGAAGAAGGACAGGAGAAAAATGACACGAGCTGCAGCGGGGGGCCTTTTGGGAATGAGATCCAATTTTAAGCGGTGGTCATTAAAGGGAAAatggctctgtgccaggcaccaagGGCGCAGGGGCAGGGTGCCAAGTATACCAGGTATACCAGGCATACGCACAACCAActgtgctcctggctctgacACAAACCTGTGCTTTCAGAGGCCCGAGTGTCTCACAGAATGTGGGAGCATCTCGGGGGTCGGGGAGAAGCTTCCTCGGGAACACTTAAGCTGGGAGCAAACGATGAGCGGGCTTGgtcaggcagagggaggagggggagggcgcTTTGAGCAAAGGAAACAGCAGGCGACAGCTGTGTGTCCAAGCTGAAGTCCAGTATGGTTTTGGTCTTACTCTCAGCGTTTTAATTTCTTATACGGACTCTGAGTACTGTACATGTATTGTGCTCTTTCAAATCAGTATTTTTACAATGTCCAGCATGGTGGCAGAGGTGGCTGCCCGGTCAGGGCCAGATCACACggggctttgttttttgttttgttttgttttgctttgttatgTCAAGGAGGACAGCCTTTAACCTACGTCAGTAGGAAGCATTGGAGTGAAATGACTAGACGTGTGTTTTATAAAACTCACACGGGCTGCCGCAGTGTGGAccctgagagggagggaagatggaCCAGGCCACCCTGTTGCAGAAGTTCAGGTGAACGTGACTGTGGGGCTTGGGCCAGGACGATGGCAGTGGGTGACTAGAGATCAGATGCACTTGGAAGCTctccaggattcaaatccatgaGCCCTCCTGAGCAGCTTTCGTCCCAGCTAACACTGAGTgcgcacctactatgtgccaccTTATTTAATTTGCCATTGTCTCATAccagcaaagagagggagaacggGAGCCTAGGGTTCTGGCTGGTACACCTGTTGGAGGgggtggagctggtgctgtgtgtTGGGACGTGGGGACGTGGGGACATAGGGGGAAATGCAGGTTTGGGAGGACGCAGGGCCAGTTTGCATGCGCATTGTGTGGTGCTCGAGATGCCCGTGGAGGACCCATGAAGATGTCTGGAGAGGAGCTGGCGGTCACTGCATGTGAAGGGCTGCGGAGGGAGGGGGTACCTGCGGGGACACCTGCAGGGTGGGGGTAAAAGCACCCAGCAGCTCGGAGTGGATGCAGCCCCCATGGAGGGTGTTGAATGATGACTGTGGGAGGAGGGTTGGGAGCACCATGGAGCTCCTAGGAAAGCCCTCAAATGACAGCCTTCAAGTAAGGGGCggaaagggagaggagaccaTCAGGGAAGGGCCAGCGCCCAGTGAGCATCAAGGGCATAGGCGGCCAGGCCGGACATGACCACACAAGGACAAGAAGCATCCCTTGGGGCCCACGCTCGTGCCCTGGACTAGAGCCAGCCTCCCTATGACGCGGGCAGCGGCTCAACTGCATGGGATCGCGGAGCACAGGGTGCGTGGGGACAGAACACAGCCCGTTAGTGGATCGTGAAGTGGATTCAGAGTGCACGTGTCTGCGTTTCTGTACGGAATGAAATAGGACTgttaggaggagggaggggaaggaaggagagacagagagagaaacaaggtgACGACGTAATGTGTATTTCATACTGGAGGTCCAGTCAAAACTACTGAAACCCTGGTGTGCGATCTTTGTCCACGAGGGCCTGTGAAGGTCAGACTGCTCTGGATTTTATCCTGCAGGCCACAGGGAGCCACAGAAGGCTTGTGGGTAGGGATGGAACTCTGACTTAGCTCTAGGTGCCCATGAAATGCACAAGGCAGGAGAATGTTTgtggagctctttttttttttttttaagattttatttatttacttgagaggcagagttatagacagacagaggcagagacagagagaaaggtcttccatccactggttcactccggaaatggcctcaatggctggagctgggttgatccgaagccaggagacagaagcttcttccaggtctcccatgtgggtgcaggggcccaagcacttggactatcttctgctgctttcccaggcgcattagcagggagctggattggaagtggagcagccaggtccctaactggcacccatatgtggtgttggtgctgcaggcagaggcttagcccactatgccacagcaccggcctcacgAAGCTCTTTGATTGATAGTGAGGAAGGCCTCCTGCCTCCAGGGATGGTCACTGGAGCTGATGGCATAGAAATGGAAACTCTCCATTTTAGCAGGCAGGTGCCCAGGGTCCCTGGCAGTCCTTTGGGAATCTGGAGCAGGCTGGGAGCTCATAAATCTTAACCTCCCACTGGAGTTTGAGGAGCTCCAGCCAGCCCATCAGCAGGAGACACAGCCGtggccactgtgggcagcaggaggCTCCCATGTGTGGCAGCCAGTCTTGAGGGGCTGCGATGGTAAATGGTTGGGGTAAAGAAAGAGACAAGGTGATTTTGGTGTGCAGCAGGTGAAGTTGGGAGCCGGGGCTGTTAGTGGGGATTGATGTTGGGCAGAGTGAGTTGGGTTTCGGACACAGGCTCCGTCCACCGATCTGCCCATCTAGTGTTCACATCCTGGACCCATGAGGCAGGACAATGCGCAGAGCGTGGTCAGGCTTGACCTGGGCAGGCCTTTGGTTAGGACAGCCAGAGAAGGACAGGTGGGGTTGGGGTCCGCCAGGCTCAGGGACCAGGCCTTCTCCTCCCCATCCTGGAACCTgtgctgcctctgcccccagTCCCTCTCCCAGATACCCCTGCTCTAAAGGCTTGGGGCTGGGGGTTGTCATCGACAATGATGCTTCTCCACTAGCGGGGGCAGGCGGGCACCTCTGGATGTCCTCGTCTATCAGATGGGAAGGAAAGCCCATCGGCAGGACAGTGGTGATGGCGACACGCAAGGAGGATGGCCGCACTCAGCACGGTGCCCTGCGCGTGCGCCACAAGCAGACAGTTTAGAACAGTGGGCAGCTGGGCCCTCTGTCCCCGGCCGGGCCCAGGCCCTGACTGATGTCGctgcccctctctttttctctgtcttccatgTAGAAACACTATGAGTTGTTCTCTACCATAGATGACGTTGTGCTGACCATCCTTTTCTGTGAGGTTCTCCTCGGCTGGTTCAATGGCTTCTGGATATTTTGGAAGGTGAGATCCTGGGCCTTCCCTGCCATTGCCCCTAAGGGTCCCTGCGCTCTACACCCCATCTTGTCCTTTGCCCTTGAACTTCTGGCATGCATACAGGTGGAACTTACTACTGCCAGGATACAGGGTTGTGTCTGTAGACAGGCAGACGTGTAGTTTAGACTGAGTGTAAAAGGCAGGAAGAATTCTGTTTACTAGGCTGCCCAATACATTTAGGAagttttttctattaaaaatcctttttttttttttttaagatttaatgtaGATAGGCATCCCTATTGGTCAAAACCTTATTGAAAGGCACACTCAGAATTCCTACtgatggccggtgccacagctcaataggctaatcctctgcctgcagcgctggcacaccgggttctagtcctggtcagagcgccagattctgtcccagttgctccttttcctgtccagctctctgctgtggcccgggagtgcagtggaggatggcccaagtgcttgggccctgcaccccatgggagaccttgagaagcacctggctcctggctttggatcagcacagtatgCTGGcttcagcggccattgggaggtgaaccaaaggcaaaggaagacctttctctctctctctctctctctctctctctcactgtccactctgcctgtcaaaaaaaaaataataataattcctgcTTCCACTCCTCCCCCTCAtcccctttcccccacccccaccatctcTAGGTAGCCTTTTTATAGCTCTTGTTTAGACAAGAGTTATTTTTATAATCACCGGcagatatagatatatttttagttcTCCCTTTCCCAACAGTAGCATGCTATAAACATCTTCTGCCTTGGCGTCTGTCCCTCCTTAACGGATCTTGGTGATCTTTCCACGTCAGGACATAAAAATCTTTCTCGTTTTTCTTTTTGTGGCTGCAGAGTGTAGTGCGTTGAACGGCTGTGCCATGATTTATTCCACCTGCCTGTGACCCACGGACACTCTGGCTATGTTCAACCTTATACAGCtgtcatttaaaatttgttaattcattttattattttaattgaaagaggaAAGAGGGAAAATCAATTTTCTGACAACCGcctcgttccccaaatgcccacaataatcagggctgagccaggccaaaaccaggagcccagaactttgttcagtctccaattcaggtggcaggggcccaagtatctgagccatcacctgtgcatcagcaggaagctggatcagatgcagaatagctgggactggaagcaggcactccgatgtgggacatgggcatcagAAAGGGCATCGAAACTGCCGTACAGATGCCTCACTCCAAATGTCGTCTTTGTATCTGGGGCACAGCATCTATGGCTCAGATGGGGACCTCACTAGTGAAAGGTTCATACGCAGGCGCTTCCTCCCCATTTGGGTATGAGTAAGTGCTTGTTGGACAAATGGCTTACCAAATTTGTCTCCCTGGTACCCCGAGGGCTATTTTGCTTCAGAACTGGCCACTGAAGCAGTGCCCCTTGATGTTCTGCTTAGCGTTTATGTCAGGTTATTAATTGTAGTGCATGTCACACACAAGCAGGAACACCAAGTGTTTCCAGgtcacctaattatagggcaaggctgtttcaacagtttgccagcCAAAGTGGACCTCCACTTAGGGACTAGCTGTGACGACGTGAGGGTCTTTGCTGTGCTTGCTCATTAACATGTGTATGGAAAGAGAGTGCCATGTGTTCTGTGGCATGCCTGGGGGCACCAGGGGGACAGCAGTGGGTGGCCCTGTTCTGAGAGGACCATGGAGCCCCCTATCCTTGGAGTGTGGGGAGGGAGACTGAGGAAGCCCCCAGGGACTGGGCCTGACAGAccctgctggggctggcccaCCCCCAGGATGGCTGGAACATTCTCAACTTCCTTATCGTCTTTATCTTGCTCTTGGGGTTCTTCATTGAAGAACTCAATGCCAACGCTATCACCTACACCCTCAGGTGAGCTGGGAGCTCTGGAGAGAAGCAGGGAACCAGTCTGGAACCTGGGGCTGAGATGGGGGCGTCACTACCAGCTGGGGGCCAGCTCTGCTTCTCTGGGCAGCAggcggggcagggaggaggatggGGTCCGGGAGGGGATGAGGGACCCCCCTGAGAGGCTGTGCCACAGGGCACTCCGTCTGCTGCACGTGTGCATGGCGGTGGAGCCCCTGGCCCGGATCATCCGTGTCATCCTGCAGTCGGTGCCCGACTTGGCCAATATCATGGCCCTCATCCTCTTCTTCATGCTGGTCAGTACCCTCGCCCACCCCAGCCATTTCCCTGACCTGAGcagggtccctgggtccctgggcgTGGAGGGGGCTTACAGGATAAGCCTGTGGGTGGGAATCCTTTGGAAGCTTTCATTTGCATGACACTTGCATGTCCTGTCTCCCAAGGCCCTTGGGTGAAGTCAGGGCGGAGCTGTGGTCTCTCTGGCAGGTGTTCTCGGTGTTTGGCGTCACGCTCTTTGGTTCGTTCGTGCCTAAGCATTTCCAGAACATGCAGGTTGCCCTGTATACCCTCTTCATCTGCATCACCCAGGATGGCTGGCTGGACATCTACAGTGACTTCCAGTGAGTGCTCCCCAGGCTGCCAGGGCCTCTCTTGGCCTGGctaggaaggaaaggagagggaaggggggactGGGGATGGGGAGGCTCTCAATAAGAGTGGGGGGCCCCAGGGGTGGGGCCGAGGACAGCCTAGCAGGTGGGAGTTGCCCAGGGAAATGGGGAAAGGGAAACCCCTGGGGCCGCGGCTGGGGCCTGTGGGCTTGAGGTATCTGAAGCTTTGTTGCCCTTGGACACTGCTCAAAGTCACACCCTGACCCTGTTCACGGAGATGCCTCCCAGTGCTCTCCAGGCTGGGCTTGGGCAGGGGGAAGGTGTCGGGTGGTGCCCAAGGTTACCTTACAGCCCCGGGCCGGCACGGACCTCCCTGCACTTCAGGTCTCACTTCATTCATTCTTGGGCCCACTCACCGCCCAAAGTCATTTTTGTGTCCTGTTCATTTCCATGAAGTCCAAGTCTTGTTTCTTTCTAGTCTGCTCCAGGGAGCGACTGATTTTTCTTTATCCCTTTCTGGGAGAGCAAAAGCCCGCAGGTAAAGGGCTTCTGCAGACTTTATTGATTCCGATGTTGGCGGTGGGAGGGAAAAGCACAGAGCTCTGTGCTCTCCCACACTAAtcctatgaccttgggcaagttgctttCTCTTCTCAGCCTCAGATTCCTTGTCTGTAAGTTGGGGATCCCAATACATTATCAGCTAAGCCATGGATTGCTATGAGAATCCACAGAGAAAGTCTATATAAAGATATTATTGGGGGGTACTTTATGGGACATTTACAAAAGTGCTGACAGTGAATAACTCAAAGCATATGGGATTTTTGCTTGTAGATTTTTCTATTGATCTTTCTTCAATGAGCCttgagtaattattttaaaatatttatttttatttatttgaaagaaatacagagagaggtagagacagagaaagagagaggaagagagagagaagtcttccatccattgattcacccccccaaatggctgcaatggctggagctgagccgatccaaagccaggagccaggagcttcttccgggtctcccatgtgggtgcaggggcccaaggatttgggccaccctctgctgctttcccaggccataccagggagctggatgggaagtggagcagccaggcctcaaacgtgcccacatgggattctggtgctgcaggtcggGGCTTTAAACCTttgtgctgcagtgccagccccttgagtaatttttataagaaaaccaTGAGGAGTCCAGTGAGGAGAGTGAACTTGATACCGCCGATGTACATACAAATCCCTGCCATACAGGGTTGGTTTGAGAATTGGCCACTCTCTGGCAGCATAGCAGGTGCCCAGGAGAGAGCAGCTGCTGGGACGATTAGGAAGTGGGAATTGGAGCCATGCGGGagcagggagggcagcaggcgGAGGGCGCGGTGGGCCTTGTGATGATCCCCCcatctcacagatgaggaaactgaggctggaagGGGGGGGTGATgggacccctgcctccctctaCAGGATGGAGAAGAGGGAGTATGCAATGGAGGTTGGGGGCGCCATCTATTTTGCCATCTTCATCACCATGGGTGCCTTCATTGGCATCAACCTGTTCGTCGTCGTGGTGACCACCAATCTGGAGCAAATGATGAAGGCAGGAGAGCAGGGACAGCAGCGTCAAATAACCTTTAGTGAGGTatgtgggctggggtggggtgtatGTGggcgtgcacatgtgtgttcaAGCCTCAGTTTCATCCTCTGTACAATGGGAACAGTGAAAGTGCGAACCTCACAGGGCTGCTAGGAGGGTTATATGGGTACATGAACGGGGCCTGGCAGAGTGAGCGCTTAGAGGAGTGTGAGCTACAGTGTTGCCCACTCAGGGGCAGCACTGCCATACTTGCGAGAGGGTCGAGGGCCAGGGCACGATGTGGGAGCAGGCAGGGCTTTAGAAGTCGCGAGGTGGGATGTGTCGGGGTGAGGGGGTGACTAAGTTTTGAAAAGGATGGAAATTCTCAGGGTGGGGAGCGGGAGGCCTCTACATACACAGTTGGACTTCTGCGGCTAGATGCAGTCAAGGGCAGGAgaacacagagagaggcgagcTCCCCGAAGTCAGGcaggggggctggggcggggcctgagcctTGTGTCCCCTCTCACTCCCCGACTCCAGCCCGGCGCGGAGGAGGAAGACGAGAGCACagagctgcagctggtgcactgcgcagTTGCCCGCCAGGAGACATCGGGTCTCCCCCAGGAGCCGCTGGTGGGGGGCCCGCTGTTCAACCTCTCAGAAAACACCTGTGACAATTTCTGCTTGGTGCTCGAGGCGATCCAGGAGAACCTGATGCAGTACAAGGAGATCCGAGACGAGCTCAACACgtacggggcggggtggggctgggagctccCGGGGGTTCCCCAAGTCCCGAAAGGCAGTCAGGGCGGTGCCTCCCCTCCTTCAGGACCCCCACCAGGCGGTGAAGTGACTTGTCCAgggccgcccccctcccccgggcaGGCTGGCGGAGGAGCGGGAATCCAGACCTCAGGGTC containing:
- the CATSPER4 gene encoding cation channel sperm-associated protein 4 — protein: MADNQKALRLQWTDTANVKYLNILRPTHDPYIRPEEQVLINRWDIMNKNDAWDMQEFITRMYIKQLLRHPAFQLGLALLLVVNGITIALRTNSTLDQKHYELFSTIDDVVLTILFCEVLLGWFNGFWIFWKDGWNILNFLIVFILLLGFFIEELNANAITYTLRALRLLHVCMAVEPLARIIRVILQSVPDLANIMALILFFMLVFSVFGVTLFGSFVPKHFQNMQVALYTLFICITQDGWLDIYSDFQMEKREYAMEVGGAIYFAIFITMGAFIGINLFVVVVTTNLEQMMKAGEQGQQRQITFSEPGAEEEDESTELQLVHCAVARQETSGLPQEPLVGGPLFNLSENTCDNFCLVLEAIQENLMQYKEIRDELNTIVEEVRSIRFNQEQEEELMHRHLSLSLSFETGSSMDIREVAHQQDLVTALVNRERVHESTTNVLLNKQKSSR